From Saccopteryx leptura isolate mSacLep1 chromosome 3, mSacLep1_pri_phased_curated, whole genome shotgun sequence, one genomic window encodes:
- the LOC136399329 gene encoding zinc finger protein 420-like isoform X1, with amino-acid sequence MAASQKLLTYRDVAVDFSQEEWESLDPAQQKLYVDVMLENYWNLVSLDNQTLLQNPGNEDFFSKTILSTHNEDRCYHCNEHGKSFQKESVRNQNEKTLFPENHYEQGRVSDQMSCSNNHQVLHNLEKTNEQTKCVESFKQSSNHNDNENIHTKNEAYNYNSCKSAFSLISHVNTLKKVHTEETLYKCKERDKTLNWNAYLTLYERYIDAEVRIYKCRECGKTFVRSSALTYHQKIHTKQRSHQCLECGKTFLRKSHLTVHQRIHTGEKPYNCRQCGKAFKDTCTLTVHQRIHTGVKPYKCRQCGKGFYQSSALTVHIRTHTGEKPYKCRECGKAFAISSALTYHLKIHTGERSHQCLECGKTFTRKSSLIQHQRIHTGERPYNCIQCGKAFNDNSALTVHQRIHTGAKPYKCRQCGKAFRNSSAVTVHERTHTREKPYKCGEYGKAFIRSSILSDHQTVHTGERSHKCLECGKTFIRKSHLIVHQRIHTGEKPYNCRQCGKAFRDNSILTVHQRIHTGVRPYKCRLCGKAFYLSSALTVHERTHTGEKPYKCRECGKGFIQSSNLTDHQKIHTGERSHQCLECGKTFSRKSNLTQHQKIHTGERPYNSIQCGKASNDTSTLTVHQSIHTVVKPHKCRECGEAFSYFSDLTIHQRIHTGEKPYKCEECGKAFIPSSTVTDHQTVHTGERSHRCLECGKTFIQKLHLTVRKRIHRGEKPHKCRECGKAFNYFSDLTIHQRTHTGEKPYKCRECDKAFSRSSVLNRHQRTHTGEKPYKCKVCSKAFSQSSTLTYHQEIHTGERSHQCLECGKTFIHKSNLTQHQKVHRGERL; translated from the exons aaactATTGACATACAGGGATGTGGCTGTAGATTTctctcaggaggagtgggaaagcctggacccagctcagcagaaactgtatgtggatgtgatgttggagaactactggaacctggtctccctgg ACAACCAGACCTTGTTACAAAATCCAGGAAATGAAGATTTCTTCTCTAAAACAATACTG AGTACACATAATGAAGACAGATGTTAccattgcaatgaacatgggaaaaGCTTTCAAAAAGAATCAGTTCGTAATCAAAATGAGAAGACTTTATTTCCAGAGAACCATTATGAACAAGGAAGAGTGTCTGACCAGATGTCGTGTTCTAATAATCATCAGGTTCTTCATAATCTGGAGAagacaaatgaacaaactaaatGTGTTGAATCTTTCAAGCAATCTTCAAATCATAATGACAATGAGAATATTCATACTAAAAATGAAGCTTACAATTATAATTCATGTAAGAGTGCTTTCAGTTTAATTTCCCATGTAAATACACTTAAGAAAGTCCATACTGAAGAAACACTTTATAAATGTAAAGAACGTGATAAAACACTTAATTGGAATGCATATCTTACTTTATATGAGAGATATATTGACGCCGAAGTGAGAATTTACAAATGCAGAGAATGTGGAAAAACCTTTGTACGATCCTCAGCTCTTACctatcatcagaaaattcataccaAACAGAGGTCTCAccaatgtttagaatgtggcaaaacctttctCCGGAAATCACaccttactgtacatcaaagaattcacacgggAGAGAAACCGTACAATTGCAGACAATGTGGAAAAGCATTTAAGGATACCTGTACTCTTACtgtacatcagagaattcatacaggagtaaaaccatacaaatgtagacaATGTGGCAAAGGCTTTTACCAATCCTCAGCTCTTACTGTGCATATaagaactcatacaggagagaaaccttacaaatgtagagaatgtggcaaagcctttgcaATATCCTCAGCTCTTACCTACCATCTGAAAATTCATACCGGAGAGAGGTCTCACCAATGTTTAGAGTGTGGCAAAACCTTTACTCGTAAATCAAGCCTTATtcaacatcaaagaattcacacaggagagagacCATACAATTGCATACAATGTGGAAAAGCATTTAATGATAACTCTGCTCTTACtgtacatcagagaattcatacaggagcaaaaccatacaaatgtagacaatgtggcaaagcctttcgCAATTCCTCAGCTGTTACTGTGCATGAAAGAACTCACAcaagagagaaaccatacaaatgtggaGAATATGGCAAAGCCTTTATACGATCCTCAATTCTTTCTGACCATCAGACagttcatactggagagaggtctcataaatgtttagaatgtggcaaaacctttatcCGGAAATCACACCTTattgtacatcaaagaattcacacaggtgAAAAACCATACAATTGCAGACAATGTGGAAAAGCCTTTAGAGATAACTCTAttcttactgtacatcaaagaattcacacaggagtgAGACCATACAAATGTAGACTTTGTGGCAAAGCCTTTTACCTATCCTCAGCTCTTACTGTGCatgaaagaactcacacaggagagaaaccttacaaatgtagagaatgtggcaaaggcTTTATACAATCCTCAAATCTTACTgaccatcagaaaattcatactggagagaggtctcaccaatgtttagaatgtggcaaaacctttagTCGTAAATCAAACCTTACACAACATCAAaaaattcacacaggagagagacCATACAATAGCATACAATGTGGAAAAGCATCTAATGATACCTCTACTCTTACTGTACATCAGAGTATTCATACAGTAGTAAAACCacacaaatgtagagaatgtggcgaAGCCTTTAGTTATTTCTCAGATCTTactatacatcaaagaattcacacaggagagaaaccatacaaatgtgaagaatgtggcaaagcctttataCCATCCTCAACTGTTACTGACCATCAGACagttcatactggagagaggtctcacagatgtttagaatgtggcaaaacgttTATCCAGAAATTACACCTTACTGTACGTAAAAGAATTCACAGAGGGGAAAAACCAcataaatgtagagaatgtggcaaagcctttaattATTTCTCTGATCTtactatacatcaaagaactcacacaggagagaaaccatacaaatgtagagaatgtgacAAAGCCTTTAGCCGTTCCTCAGTTCTTAAtagacatcaaagaactcacacaggagagaaaccatacaaatgtaaagTATGTAGCAAAGCCTTTAGCCAATCCTCAACTCTTACCTACCATCAggaaattcatactggagagaggtctcaccaatgtttagaatgtggcaagaCCTTTATTCATAAATCAAACCTTACTCAACATCAAAAAGTTCATAGAGGAGAGAGACTATAG
- the LOC136399329 gene encoding zinc finger protein 420-like isoform X2: protein MAASQTTRPCYKIQEMKISSLKQYCIPIFDDYQSTHNEDRCYHCNEHGKSFQKESVRNQNEKTLFPENHYEQGRVSDQMSCSNNHQVLHNLEKTNEQTKCVESFKQSSNHNDNENIHTKNEAYNYNSCKSAFSLISHVNTLKKVHTEETLYKCKERDKTLNWNAYLTLYERYIDAEVRIYKCRECGKTFVRSSALTYHQKIHTKQRSHQCLECGKTFLRKSHLTVHQRIHTGEKPYNCRQCGKAFKDTCTLTVHQRIHTGVKPYKCRQCGKGFYQSSALTVHIRTHTGEKPYKCRECGKAFAISSALTYHLKIHTGERSHQCLECGKTFTRKSSLIQHQRIHTGERPYNCIQCGKAFNDNSALTVHQRIHTGAKPYKCRQCGKAFRNSSAVTVHERTHTREKPYKCGEYGKAFIRSSILSDHQTVHTGERSHKCLECGKTFIRKSHLIVHQRIHTGEKPYNCRQCGKAFRDNSILTVHQRIHTGVRPYKCRLCGKAFYLSSALTVHERTHTGEKPYKCRECGKGFIQSSNLTDHQKIHTGERSHQCLECGKTFSRKSNLTQHQKIHTGERPYNSIQCGKASNDTSTLTVHQSIHTVVKPHKCRECGEAFSYFSDLTIHQRIHTGEKPYKCEECGKAFIPSSTVTDHQTVHTGERSHRCLECGKTFIQKLHLTVRKRIHRGEKPHKCRECGKAFNYFSDLTIHQRTHTGEKPYKCRECDKAFSRSSVLNRHQRTHTGEKPYKCKVCSKAFSQSSTLTYHQEIHTGERSHQCLECGKTFIHKSNLTQHQKVHRGERL, encoded by the exons ACAACCAGACCTTGTTACAAAATCCAGGAAATGAAGATTTCTTCTCTAAAACAATACTG CATACCTATCTTTGATGATTACCAGAGTACACATAATGAAGACAGATGTTAccattgcaatgaacatgggaaaaGCTTTCAAAAAGAATCAGTTCGTAATCAAAATGAGAAGACTTTATTTCCAGAGAACCATTATGAACAAGGAAGAGTGTCTGACCAGATGTCGTGTTCTAATAATCATCAGGTTCTTCATAATCTGGAGAagacaaatgaacaaactaaatGTGTTGAATCTTTCAAGCAATCTTCAAATCATAATGACAATGAGAATATTCATACTAAAAATGAAGCTTACAATTATAATTCATGTAAGAGTGCTTTCAGTTTAATTTCCCATGTAAATACACTTAAGAAAGTCCATACTGAAGAAACACTTTATAAATGTAAAGAACGTGATAAAACACTTAATTGGAATGCATATCTTACTTTATATGAGAGATATATTGACGCCGAAGTGAGAATTTACAAATGCAGAGAATGTGGAAAAACCTTTGTACGATCCTCAGCTCTTACctatcatcagaaaattcataccaAACAGAGGTCTCAccaatgtttagaatgtggcaaaacctttctCCGGAAATCACaccttactgtacatcaaagaattcacacgggAGAGAAACCGTACAATTGCAGACAATGTGGAAAAGCATTTAAGGATACCTGTACTCTTACtgtacatcagagaattcatacaggagtaaaaccatacaaatgtagacaATGTGGCAAAGGCTTTTACCAATCCTCAGCTCTTACTGTGCATATaagaactcatacaggagagaaaccttacaaatgtagagaatgtggcaaagcctttgcaATATCCTCAGCTCTTACCTACCATCTGAAAATTCATACCGGAGAGAGGTCTCACCAATGTTTAGAGTGTGGCAAAACCTTTACTCGTAAATCAAGCCTTATtcaacatcaaagaattcacacaggagagagacCATACAATTGCATACAATGTGGAAAAGCATTTAATGATAACTCTGCTCTTACtgtacatcagagaattcatacaggagcaaaaccatacaaatgtagacaatgtggcaaagcctttcgCAATTCCTCAGCTGTTACTGTGCATGAAAGAACTCACAcaagagagaaaccatacaaatgtggaGAATATGGCAAAGCCTTTATACGATCCTCAATTCTTTCTGACCATCAGACagttcatactggagagaggtctcataaatgtttagaatgtggcaaaacctttatcCGGAAATCACACCTTattgtacatcaaagaattcacacaggtgAAAAACCATACAATTGCAGACAATGTGGAAAAGCCTTTAGAGATAACTCTAttcttactgtacatcaaagaattcacacaggagtgAGACCATACAAATGTAGACTTTGTGGCAAAGCCTTTTACCTATCCTCAGCTCTTACTGTGCatgaaagaactcacacaggagagaaaccttacaaatgtagagaatgtggcaaaggcTTTATACAATCCTCAAATCTTACTgaccatcagaaaattcatactggagagaggtctcaccaatgtttagaatgtggcaaaacctttagTCGTAAATCAAACCTTACACAACATCAAaaaattcacacaggagagagacCATACAATAGCATACAATGTGGAAAAGCATCTAATGATACCTCTACTCTTACTGTACATCAGAGTATTCATACAGTAGTAAAACCacacaaatgtagagaatgtggcgaAGCCTTTAGTTATTTCTCAGATCTTactatacatcaaagaattcacacaggagagaaaccatacaaatgtgaagaatgtggcaaagcctttataCCATCCTCAACTGTTACTGACCATCAGACagttcatactggagagaggtctcacagatgtttagaatgtggcaaaacgttTATCCAGAAATTACACCTTACTGTACGTAAAAGAATTCACAGAGGGGAAAAACCAcataaatgtagagaatgtggcaaagcctttaattATTTCTCTGATCTtactatacatcaaagaactcacacaggagagaaaccatacaaatgtagagaatgtgacAAAGCCTTTAGCCGTTCCTCAGTTCTTAAtagacatcaaagaactcacacaggagagaaaccatacaaatgtaaagTATGTAGCAAAGCCTTTAGCCAATCCTCAACTCTTACCTACCATCAggaaattcatactggagagaggtctcaccaatgtttagaatgtggcaagaCCTTTATTCATAAATCAAACCTTACTCAACATCAAAAAGTTCATAGAGGAGAGAGACTATAG
- the LOC136399329 gene encoding zinc finger protein 420-like isoform X3, producing the protein MKISSLKQYCIPIFDDYQSTHNEDRCYHCNEHGKSFQKESVRNQNEKTLFPENHYEQGRVSDQMSCSNNHQVLHNLEKTNEQTKCVESFKQSSNHNDNENIHTKNEAYNYNSCKSAFSLISHVNTLKKVHTEETLYKCKERDKTLNWNAYLTLYERYIDAEVRIYKCRECGKTFVRSSALTYHQKIHTKQRSHQCLECGKTFLRKSHLTVHQRIHTGEKPYNCRQCGKAFKDTCTLTVHQRIHTGVKPYKCRQCGKGFYQSSALTVHIRTHTGEKPYKCRECGKAFAISSALTYHLKIHTGERSHQCLECGKTFTRKSSLIQHQRIHTGERPYNCIQCGKAFNDNSALTVHQRIHTGAKPYKCRQCGKAFRNSSAVTVHERTHTREKPYKCGEYGKAFIRSSILSDHQTVHTGERSHKCLECGKTFIRKSHLIVHQRIHTGEKPYNCRQCGKAFRDNSILTVHQRIHTGVRPYKCRLCGKAFYLSSALTVHERTHTGEKPYKCRECGKGFIQSSNLTDHQKIHTGERSHQCLECGKTFSRKSNLTQHQKIHTGERPYNSIQCGKASNDTSTLTVHQSIHTVVKPHKCRECGEAFSYFSDLTIHQRIHTGEKPYKCEECGKAFIPSSTVTDHQTVHTGERSHRCLECGKTFIQKLHLTVRKRIHRGEKPHKCRECGKAFNYFSDLTIHQRTHTGEKPYKCRECDKAFSRSSVLNRHQRTHTGEKPYKCKVCSKAFSQSSTLTYHQEIHTGERSHQCLECGKTFIHKSNLTQHQKVHRGERL; encoded by the exons ATGAAGATTTCTTCTCTAAAACAATACTG CATACCTATCTTTGATGATTACCAGAGTACACATAATGAAGACAGATGTTAccattgcaatgaacatgggaaaaGCTTTCAAAAAGAATCAGTTCGTAATCAAAATGAGAAGACTTTATTTCCAGAGAACCATTATGAACAAGGAAGAGTGTCTGACCAGATGTCGTGTTCTAATAATCATCAGGTTCTTCATAATCTGGAGAagacaaatgaacaaactaaatGTGTTGAATCTTTCAAGCAATCTTCAAATCATAATGACAATGAGAATATTCATACTAAAAATGAAGCTTACAATTATAATTCATGTAAGAGTGCTTTCAGTTTAATTTCCCATGTAAATACACTTAAGAAAGTCCATACTGAAGAAACACTTTATAAATGTAAAGAACGTGATAAAACACTTAATTGGAATGCATATCTTACTTTATATGAGAGATATATTGACGCCGAAGTGAGAATTTACAAATGCAGAGAATGTGGAAAAACCTTTGTACGATCCTCAGCTCTTACctatcatcagaaaattcataccaAACAGAGGTCTCAccaatgtttagaatgtggcaaaacctttctCCGGAAATCACaccttactgtacatcaaagaattcacacgggAGAGAAACCGTACAATTGCAGACAATGTGGAAAAGCATTTAAGGATACCTGTACTCTTACtgtacatcagagaattcatacaggagtaaaaccatacaaatgtagacaATGTGGCAAAGGCTTTTACCAATCCTCAGCTCTTACTGTGCATATaagaactcatacaggagagaaaccttacaaatgtagagaatgtggcaaagcctttgcaATATCCTCAGCTCTTACCTACCATCTGAAAATTCATACCGGAGAGAGGTCTCACCAATGTTTAGAGTGTGGCAAAACCTTTACTCGTAAATCAAGCCTTATtcaacatcaaagaattcacacaggagagagacCATACAATTGCATACAATGTGGAAAAGCATTTAATGATAACTCTGCTCTTACtgtacatcagagaattcatacaggagcaaaaccatacaaatgtagacaatgtggcaaagcctttcgCAATTCCTCAGCTGTTACTGTGCATGAAAGAACTCACAcaagagagaaaccatacaaatgtggaGAATATGGCAAAGCCTTTATACGATCCTCAATTCTTTCTGACCATCAGACagttcatactggagagaggtctcataaatgtttagaatgtggcaaaacctttatcCGGAAATCACACCTTattgtacatcaaagaattcacacaggtgAAAAACCATACAATTGCAGACAATGTGGAAAAGCCTTTAGAGATAACTCTAttcttactgtacatcaaagaattcacacaggagtgAGACCATACAAATGTAGACTTTGTGGCAAAGCCTTTTACCTATCCTCAGCTCTTACTGTGCatgaaagaactcacacaggagagaaaccttacaaatgtagagaatgtggcaaaggcTTTATACAATCCTCAAATCTTACTgaccatcagaaaattcatactggagagaggtctcaccaatgtttagaatgtggcaaaacctttagTCGTAAATCAAACCTTACACAACATCAAaaaattcacacaggagagagacCATACAATAGCATACAATGTGGAAAAGCATCTAATGATACCTCTACTCTTACTGTACATCAGAGTATTCATACAGTAGTAAAACCacacaaatgtagagaatgtggcgaAGCCTTTAGTTATTTCTCAGATCTTactatacatcaaagaattcacacaggagagaaaccatacaaatgtgaagaatgtggcaaagcctttataCCATCCTCAACTGTTACTGACCATCAGACagttcatactggagagaggtctcacagatgtttagaatgtggcaaaacgttTATCCAGAAATTACACCTTACTGTACGTAAAAGAATTCACAGAGGGGAAAAACCAcataaatgtagagaatgtggcaaagcctttaattATTTCTCTGATCTtactatacatcaaagaactcacacaggagagaaaccatacaaatgtagagaatgtgacAAAGCCTTTAGCCGTTCCTCAGTTCTTAAtagacatcaaagaactcacacaggagagaaaccatacaaatgtaaagTATGTAGCAAAGCCTTTAGCCAATCCTCAACTCTTACCTACCATCAggaaattcatactggagagaggtctcaccaatgtttagaatgtggcaagaCCTTTATTCATAAATCAAACCTTACTCAACATCAAAAAGTTCATAGAGGAGAGAGACTATAG
- the LOC136399329 gene encoding zinc finger protein 420-like isoform X4, protein MEQHPHCPLQSTHNEDRCYHCNEHGKSFQKESVRNQNEKTLFPENHYEQGRVSDQMSCSNNHQVLHNLEKTNEQTKCVESFKQSSNHNDNENIHTKNEAYNYNSCKSAFSLISHVNTLKKVHTEETLYKCKERDKTLNWNAYLTLYERYIDAEVRIYKCRECGKTFVRSSALTYHQKIHTKQRSHQCLECGKTFLRKSHLTVHQRIHTGEKPYNCRQCGKAFKDTCTLTVHQRIHTGVKPYKCRQCGKGFYQSSALTVHIRTHTGEKPYKCRECGKAFAISSALTYHLKIHTGERSHQCLECGKTFTRKSSLIQHQRIHTGERPYNCIQCGKAFNDNSALTVHQRIHTGAKPYKCRQCGKAFRNSSAVTVHERTHTREKPYKCGEYGKAFIRSSILSDHQTVHTGERSHKCLECGKTFIRKSHLIVHQRIHTGEKPYNCRQCGKAFRDNSILTVHQRIHTGVRPYKCRLCGKAFYLSSALTVHERTHTGEKPYKCRECGKGFIQSSNLTDHQKIHTGERSHQCLECGKTFSRKSNLTQHQKIHTGERPYNSIQCGKASNDTSTLTVHQSIHTVVKPHKCRECGEAFSYFSDLTIHQRIHTGEKPYKCEECGKAFIPSSTVTDHQTVHTGERSHRCLECGKTFIQKLHLTVRKRIHRGEKPHKCRECGKAFNYFSDLTIHQRTHTGEKPYKCRECDKAFSRSSVLNRHQRTHTGEKPYKCKVCSKAFSQSSTLTYHQEIHTGERSHQCLECGKTFIHKSNLTQHQKVHRGERL, encoded by the exons atggagcaacatccccaTTGCCCCCTGCAG AGTACACATAATGAAGACAGATGTTAccattgcaatgaacatgggaaaaGCTTTCAAAAAGAATCAGTTCGTAATCAAAATGAGAAGACTTTATTTCCAGAGAACCATTATGAACAAGGAAGAGTGTCTGACCAGATGTCGTGTTCTAATAATCATCAGGTTCTTCATAATCTGGAGAagacaaatgaacaaactaaatGTGTTGAATCTTTCAAGCAATCTTCAAATCATAATGACAATGAGAATATTCATACTAAAAATGAAGCTTACAATTATAATTCATGTAAGAGTGCTTTCAGTTTAATTTCCCATGTAAATACACTTAAGAAAGTCCATACTGAAGAAACACTTTATAAATGTAAAGAACGTGATAAAACACTTAATTGGAATGCATATCTTACTTTATATGAGAGATATATTGACGCCGAAGTGAGAATTTACAAATGCAGAGAATGTGGAAAAACCTTTGTACGATCCTCAGCTCTTACctatcatcagaaaattcataccaAACAGAGGTCTCAccaatgtttagaatgtggcaaaacctttctCCGGAAATCACaccttactgtacatcaaagaattcacacgggAGAGAAACCGTACAATTGCAGACAATGTGGAAAAGCATTTAAGGATACCTGTACTCTTACtgtacatcagagaattcatacaggagtaaaaccatacaaatgtagacaATGTGGCAAAGGCTTTTACCAATCCTCAGCTCTTACTGTGCATATaagaactcatacaggagagaaaccttacaaatgtagagaatgtggcaaagcctttgcaATATCCTCAGCTCTTACCTACCATCTGAAAATTCATACCGGAGAGAGGTCTCACCAATGTTTAGAGTGTGGCAAAACCTTTACTCGTAAATCAAGCCTTATtcaacatcaaagaattcacacaggagagagacCATACAATTGCATACAATGTGGAAAAGCATTTAATGATAACTCTGCTCTTACtgtacatcagagaattcatacaggagcaaaaccatacaaatgtagacaatgtggcaaagcctttcgCAATTCCTCAGCTGTTACTGTGCATGAAAGAACTCACAcaagagagaaaccatacaaatgtggaGAATATGGCAAAGCCTTTATACGATCCTCAATTCTTTCTGACCATCAGACagttcatactggagagaggtctcataaatgtttagaatgtggcaaaacctttatcCGGAAATCACACCTTattgtacatcaaagaattcacacaggtgAAAAACCATACAATTGCAGACAATGTGGAAAAGCCTTTAGAGATAACTCTAttcttactgtacatcaaagaattcacacaggagtgAGACCATACAAATGTAGACTTTGTGGCAAAGCCTTTTACCTATCCTCAGCTCTTACTGTGCatgaaagaactcacacaggagagaaaccttacaaatgtagagaatgtggcaaaggcTTTATACAATCCTCAAATCTTACTgaccatcagaaaattcatactggagagaggtctcaccaatgtttagaatgtggcaaaacctttagTCGTAAATCAAACCTTACACAACATCAAaaaattcacacaggagagagacCATACAATAGCATACAATGTGGAAAAGCATCTAATGATACCTCTACTCTTACTGTACATCAGAGTATTCATACAGTAGTAAAACCacacaaatgtagagaatgtggcgaAGCCTTTAGTTATTTCTCAGATCTTactatacatcaaagaattcacacaggagagaaaccatacaaatgtgaagaatgtggcaaagcctttataCCATCCTCAACTGTTACTGACCATCAGACagttcatactggagagaggtctcacagatgtttagaatgtggcaaaacgttTATCCAGAAATTACACCTTACTGTACGTAAAAGAATTCACAGAGGGGAAAAACCAcataaatgtagagaatgtggcaaagcctttaattATTTCTCTGATCTtactatacatcaaagaactcacacaggagagaaaccatacaaatgtagagaatgtgacAAAGCCTTTAGCCGTTCCTCAGTTCTTAAtagacatcaaagaactcacacaggagagaaaccatacaaatgtaaagTATGTAGCAAAGCCTTTAGCCAATCCTCAACTCTTACCTACCATCAggaaattcatactggagagaggtctcaccaatgtttagaatgtggcaagaCCTTTATTCATAAATCAAACCTTACTCAACATCAAAAAGTTCATAGAGGAGAGAGACTATAG